In one Oceanococcus atlanticus genomic region, the following are encoded:
- a CDS encoding M3 family metallopeptidase, whose protein sequence is MADAQNPLLDWQGPTPPWDAIQPQHLEPAVDQVIADNRALIEQVTAQTTHDWDNTVRAMEAADNRLHKAFQPGSHLHSVCNTSEWRAAYEACLPKLTAYSSEVGQNAALFAAYRAVSQQDGLDQAQRQLLDHALRDFKLSGVALQDTAKQRYREIQLRLAELTNHFERNLLDATDAWQHHVSDEAELAGLPDSARRMAAGKAREKNLEGWLFGLDFPSFDAVITYADNRDWRETVYRAYSTRASDQGEAAGHDPSKDNAPLMREILALRAEEAELLSFANYAELSLASKMAESPAQVESFLLDMAAKARPAAQRELARLSAFAQELGGPSELQPWDIAYYSEKLKTRLFGLEDEALKPYFALPNVLEGMFSAAQKLFRVSFQEQDLAVWHPHVRAFEVRNEAGELIAWFYLDPYAREQKRGGAWMNDMAGRMRTSDGTQLPIATLTCNSAPPSDGRPALLTHDDAVTLFHEFGHGLQHMLTQVDHLGVAGINGVPWDAVELPSQFMENWCWEAESLREFAHHYETGEPIPVDWIDQIRASRTFHAGLGAIRQIEFALFDLRLHNRRDEVDVQALLQSVREQVAVLQPPAWNRFANSFSHIFAGGYAAGYYSYKWAEVLAADAFEAFRENGIFDPATGLRFRQCILETGGSEDAMALFKRFRGREPSVDALLRQDGLLEASAS, encoded by the coding sequence ATGGCTGATGCACAAAACCCCCTACTCGACTGGCAGGGCCCGACCCCACCGTGGGATGCGATCCAACCGCAGCACCTCGAACCGGCGGTTGATCAGGTCATCGCCGATAACCGTGCACTGATCGAGCAGGTCACCGCACAGACCACGCACGACTGGGACAACACCGTGCGCGCGATGGAAGCGGCGGACAATCGCCTGCACAAAGCCTTTCAGCCGGGCTCGCACCTGCATTCGGTGTGCAACACCAGCGAATGGCGAGCCGCCTATGAAGCCTGCCTGCCCAAGCTGACCGCCTACAGCAGCGAGGTGGGCCAGAACGCTGCCCTGTTCGCCGCCTATCGCGCAGTCAGCCAACAGGACGGGCTCGATCAGGCACAGCGCCAGCTGCTGGATCATGCCCTGCGCGATTTCAAATTGTCCGGCGTGGCCCTGCAAGACACCGCCAAGCAGCGTTACCGCGAGATCCAGCTGCGCCTGGCCGAGCTGACCAATCATTTCGAGCGCAATCTGCTCGACGCCACCGACGCCTGGCAGCACCATGTCAGCGACGAGGCCGAGCTGGCCGGCCTGCCCGATTCGGCACGCCGCATGGCGGCCGGCAAGGCCCGCGAGAAAAACCTGGAAGGCTGGCTGTTCGGGCTGGACTTCCCCAGCTTCGATGCCGTCATCACTTACGCCGACAACCGGGATTGGCGCGAAACCGTCTACCGCGCCTACAGCACCCGGGCCTCCGATCAGGGCGAGGCTGCGGGCCACGACCCGAGCAAGGACAACGCGCCGCTGATGCGCGAGATTCTGGCCTTGCGCGCCGAAGAGGCCGAACTGCTCAGCTTCGCCAACTACGCCGAGCTCTCGTTGGCCAGCAAGATGGCCGAAAGCCCGGCCCAGGTTGAAAGCTTTCTGCTCGACATGGCCGCCAAAGCGCGACCGGCGGCCCAGCGCGAACTGGCCCGGCTCAGCGCCTTTGCCCAGGAACTGGGTGGCCCGAGCGAGCTGCAACCCTGGGACATCGCTTACTACTCAGAAAAGCTCAAAACCCGCCTGTTTGGCCTGGAAGACGAAGCGCTCAAGCCCTACTTCGCCCTGCCCAATGTGCTGGAAGGTATGTTCAGCGCCGCGCAGAAGTTGTTCCGGGTGAGTTTCCAGGAGCAGGATCTGGCGGTGTGGCACCCCCATGTGCGCGCCTTTGAGGTGCGCAACGAAGCAGGTGAGCTGATCGCCTGGTTCTATCTCGACCCCTATGCACGCGAGCAGAAACGCGGCGGCGCCTGGATGAATGACATGGCCGGCCGCATGCGCACCAGCGACGGCACGCAGCTGCCGATCGCCACGCTGACCTGCAACTCCGCGCCGCCCAGCGATGGCCGCCCGGCCCTGCTCACGCATGATGATGCGGTGACCCTGTTCCATGAATTCGGCCACGGTCTGCAGCACATGCTGACCCAGGTCGATCACTTGGGCGTGGCCGGCATCAACGGCGTGCCCTGGGATGCGGTCGAGCTGCCCAGCCAGTTCATGGAGAACTGGTGCTGGGAGGCCGAGTCGCTGCGCGAGTTCGCCCATCATTATGAAACCGGCGAACCCATCCCGGTCGACTGGATTGACCAGATTCGCGCCTCACGCACCTTCCACGCGGGCCTGGGCGCCATCCGCCAAATCGAGTTCGCACTGTTCGACCTGCGCCTGCACAACCGTCGCGATGAGGTCGACGTGCAAGCCCTGTTGCAGAGCGTGCGTGAGCAGGTCGCGGTGCTTCAGCCGCCAGCCTGGAACCGCTTCGCCAACAGCTTCTCGCACATCTTCGCCGGCGGCTACGCGGCCGGTTACTACAGCTACAAGTGGGCCGAAGTGCTGGCCGCCGACGCCTTCGAAGCGTTCCGCGAGAACGGCATCTTCGACCCAGCCACCGGCCTGCGCTTCCGTCAATGCATTCTGGAAACCGGCGGCAGCGAAGACGCCATGGCGCTGTTCAAACGCTTCCGTGGGCGCGAACCCAGCGTCGATGCACTGTTGCGCCAGGATGGCCTGCTCGAAGCCTCAGCCAGCTGA
- a CDS encoding GIDE domain-containing protein codes for MNLTELSHQVQLLEPDEFWISTGVLALLSLIGAVMAWLKLLKGRQIQDTPTSKIRSAAQGYVELEGIARMLPGDPVVSPLSGQQCCWWKYAVEEKRTTYSNGRRNTRWATIESACSDDLFQLVDETGDCVVDPDGASIIPNQRVRWYGSSRRPPRKPDKSPFFGLGSYRYTEQTISIGSPLYALGWFRTQGGIAHSFDDRSAVRELLAEWKADQARLLREFDSNGDGQIDMQEWAAVREKAVQQVRQRQLETAIDPDIHILCRPPHRRRFLLSTVAQHDLIRQARWYVIAGMTLFLGCGAAAVWLATARGVI; via the coding sequence ATGAACCTCACAGAGCTGAGCCACCAAGTCCAGCTGCTGGAGCCCGACGAATTCTGGATCAGCACCGGCGTGCTGGCGCTGCTCTCCCTGATCGGCGCGGTCATGGCCTGGCTGAAGCTGCTCAAGGGACGCCAGATCCAGGACACGCCGACGTCGAAAATTCGCTCGGCCGCGCAGGGCTATGTCGAACTCGAAGGCATCGCGCGCATGCTGCCGGGCGACCCGGTGGTGTCACCGCTCAGCGGCCAGCAGTGCTGCTGGTGGAAATACGCGGTCGAGGAAAAACGCACCACCTACAGCAATGGCCGGCGCAACACGCGCTGGGCAACCATCGAATCGGCGTGCAGCGACGACCTCTTCCAGCTCGTCGACGAAACCGGCGACTGCGTGGTCGATCCCGACGGCGCCAGCATCATCCCCAATCAGCGCGTGCGCTGGTACGGCTCATCGCGACGGCCTCCGAGAAAGCCGGACAAAAGCCCGTTCTTCGGGCTTGGCTCATACCGCTACACCGAGCAGACCATCAGCATCGGCAGCCCGCTGTATGCGCTGGGCTGGTTTCGCACCCAGGGTGGCATCGCACACAGTTTTGACGACCGCAGCGCGGTGCGCGAATTGCTGGCGGAATGGAAGGCCGACCAGGCCCGACTGCTGCGCGAATTCGACAGCAACGGCGATGGCCAGATTGATATGCAGGAATGGGCCGCAGTGCGCGAAAAAGCCGTTCAGCAGGTGCGCCAGCGCCAGCTGGAAACGGCCATCGACCCGGATATTCATATACTGTGCCGCCCGCCGCACCGACGCCGCTTTTTGCTGTCTACCGTGGCCCAGCATGATTTGATCCGCCAGGCACGCTGGTACGTGATCGCTGGCATGACCCTGTTCCTGGGCTGCGGCGCCGCCGCAGTTTGGCTGGCCACCGCGCGTGGCGTCATTTGA
- a CDS encoding LemA family protein: protein MEEGASNISTFVFWGLIAAAVVYAVVIYNNLVSLKHAVSKAWSNIDVLLKQRHDELPKLVETCRQYKDFEQETLEKVMQARADAQNARQRGDVKGVGQAESAMRLGLGNLFAVAEAYPELKADQAFQQLQGRITGLENSIADRREFYNESVNLNNVRIEQFPDVIIARMLGFKSADLLEFSQSETADVNIRSLFSS from the coding sequence ATGGAAGAGGGAGCCAGCAACATTTCGACCTTCGTATTCTGGGGATTGATCGCCGCCGCCGTGGTGTACGCCGTGGTGATCTACAACAATCTGGTCAGTTTAAAGCACGCCGTCTCCAAAGCCTGGAGCAACATCGACGTGCTGCTCAAGCAGCGCCATGACGAACTGCCCAAACTGGTTGAAACCTGTCGCCAGTACAAAGACTTTGAGCAGGAAACCCTGGAAAAGGTCATGCAGGCACGCGCCGATGCACAGAACGCCCGGCAACGCGGCGATGTGAAAGGTGTGGGGCAAGCGGAAAGCGCCATGCGTCTGGGCCTGGGCAACCTGTTTGCCGTCGCCGAAGCCTACCCGGAACTCAAGGCGGACCAGGCCTTCCAGCAGCTGCAGGGCCGCATCACCGGCCTGGAGAATTCGATCGCCGATCGGCGTGAGTTCTACAACGAAAGCGTCAACCTGAACAATGTCCGCATCGAGCAGTTCCCGGACGTCATCATTGCGCGCATGCTGGGCTTCAAATCAGCTGATCTGCTCGAGTTCTCGCAAAGCGAAACGGCCGACGTCAACATCCGTTCGCTGTTCTCCTCCTAG
- the gorA gene encoding glutathione-disulfide reductase, which yields MKYDYLVIGGGSGGIASARRAAQYGARVAVVEAAQLGGTCVNVGCVPKKLMWHAGQLAHALEDAPGYGFAPLQPSHDWARLVADREAYLRRLNGIYENNLNKDAVDIYRGQARFVNPHEVEVDGQRIGGEHVLIATGGKPSVPDLPGAELGITSDGFFALTQRPQRVALVGAGYIAVELAGVLRALGSEVHLLVRGDHVLRHFDDILSHTLTPYMQESGINLHLQTSPQALSPAADGVRVTLSSGDDLEVDSLIWATGRRPNLDGLEQAELALDAGGHIAVDEWQQTSQPQVYAVGDVTSAPALTPVAIQAGRRLSDRLFGGQSEAKLDHDCVPTVVFSHPPIGTVGLSEAQARERYGDAVKVYSAEFKALHNALLTHKQPSAVKLVVVGDDERVVGLHSIGPGSDEMLQGFAVAVKMGARKRDLDDTIAIHPTASEELVTLR from the coding sequence ATGAAATACGATTATCTGGTTATCGGTGGCGGCAGCGGCGGTATCGCCAGCGCCCGGCGGGCGGCTCAGTACGGGGCTCGCGTGGCGGTGGTGGAAGCTGCGCAACTGGGTGGCACCTGCGTCAATGTGGGCTGTGTGCCCAAGAAGCTGATGTGGCACGCCGGGCAGCTTGCCCATGCGCTTGAGGATGCGCCGGGCTATGGTTTCGCGCCGCTGCAGCCTAGCCATGACTGGGCCAGGCTGGTGGCCGACCGCGAAGCCTATCTGCGGCGCCTCAACGGCATTTACGAAAACAATCTGAACAAAGATGCGGTGGACATCTACCGTGGTCAGGCGCGTTTTGTGAATCCGCACGAGGTTGAGGTCGACGGACAACGGATTGGCGGCGAGCATGTGCTGATCGCCACCGGTGGCAAGCCTAGTGTGCCGGATCTGCCCGGAGCCGAGCTGGGTATCACCTCGGATGGATTCTTTGCCCTGACCCAGCGCCCGCAGCGGGTTGCGCTGGTTGGCGCGGGCTATATCGCGGTGGAGCTGGCCGGGGTGCTACGGGCACTGGGCAGCGAGGTGCACCTGCTGGTGCGCGGCGACCATGTGCTGCGTCATTTCGATGACATTCTGTCGCACACGCTGACGCCGTACATGCAGGAAAGTGGCATCAACCTGCATCTGCAGACCTCGCCGCAGGCCTTGAGTCCGGCCGCTGACGGCGTGCGCGTGACGCTGTCCAGCGGTGACGATCTGGAGGTCGACAGCCTGATCTGGGCGACCGGTCGCAGGCCCAATCTGGATGGCCTGGAGCAGGCCGAGTTGGCGCTGGATGCCGGCGGCCACATTGCGGTTGATGAATGGCAGCAAACCAGCCAGCCGCAGGTTTACGCGGTCGGTGACGTGACCTCGGCGCCGGCCCTGACCCCGGTGGCCATTCAGGCCGGGCGGCGTTTGTCCGACCGCCTGTTCGGTGGCCAGAGCGAGGCCAAGCTTGACCATGATTGTGTGCCGACCGTGGTGTTCAGCCATCCGCCGATCGGTACCGTGGGCCTGAGTGAAGCGCAGGCGCGAGAGCGCTACGGCGACGCGGTCAAGGTTTACAGCGCTGAGTTCAAGGCCCTGCACAACGCCTTGCTGACCCACAAGCAACCCAGTGCCGTGAAGTTGGTGGTGGTCGGTGATGATGAGCGGGTGGTGGGTTTGCACAGCATTGGCCCGGGCAGTGACGAGATGCTGCAGGGCTTTGCCGTGGCGGTGAAGATGGGGGCGCGCAAGCGTGATCTGGATGACACCATCGCCATCCACCCGACCGCATCGGAAGAGTTGGTGACCCTGCGCTGA
- a CDS encoding AraC family transcriptional regulator, translated as MSESKHAGASTAMTKARSMGPIADVVRRAGGSLERVFKRADVPLRLAYEPERTLLLKDQLRIVDGASRELDDPVLALRLSTQGGLAGLGAFGSAVLSAPTLGDAIAAANRSISTGLQAGTAMTLTLTGPWAHWSYQVTTPVDVGRNSNELLAYGYMLDLLRRYAGPDWTPHYVQSRDASEAQRRVAQALLSCDLVRGELASVVFPAALLARTRPQLGVATWPQVAPIPGEDDIVACITQVVDLAVLEGTATIDWVSRHIGLSARSLQRHLSAHGVAFRSVLNTVIRRRAEQRLAEGGRVTDVAFELGYSDAAHFSRAFRALTGVSPRQFQRNCLSQDAR; from the coding sequence ATGTCCGAGTCCAAGCATGCTGGCGCCAGTACCGCCATGACCAAGGCCCGCTCGATGGGGCCGATTGCGGATGTGGTGAGGCGTGCAGGTGGCAGTCTGGAGCGCGTTTTCAAGCGGGCCGACGTGCCCCTGCGTCTGGCTTACGAGCCCGAACGCACCTTGCTGCTCAAGGATCAGCTGCGCATCGTCGATGGTGCCTCGCGTGAGCTGGATGATCCGGTGTTGGCGCTGCGGCTTTCCACGCAGGGCGGCCTGGCGGGCCTCGGCGCGTTTGGCAGTGCCGTGCTGTCGGCGCCAACGCTGGGCGATGCGATTGCCGCTGCCAACCGCAGCATCAGCACCGGCCTGCAGGCCGGCACCGCGATGACGCTGACACTCACCGGTCCGTGGGCGCACTGGAGCTATCAGGTCACCACCCCGGTTGATGTGGGGCGCAACAGCAACGAGTTGCTGGCCTATGGCTACATGCTGGACCTGCTGCGCCGTTACGCGGGGCCGGACTGGACGCCGCACTACGTGCAGAGTCGTGACGCCAGCGAGGCCCAGCGGCGCGTCGCACAGGCGCTGCTGAGCTGCGACCTGGTGCGTGGCGAGCTTGCCTCGGTGGTGTTTCCCGCGGCGCTGCTGGCGCGCACGCGCCCGCAGCTCGGCGTGGCGACCTGGCCGCAGGTTGCGCCGATTCCCGGTGAGGATGACATCGTGGCCTGCATCACCCAGGTGGTTGATCTGGCCGTGCTCGAAGGGACCGCCACGATCGACTGGGTCAGCCGGCACATCGGGTTGTCCGCGCGCTCATTGCAGCGCCATCTGAGTGCCCATGGTGTGGCTTTTCGCAGCGTGCTCAACACGGTGATTCGGCGGCGCGCCGAACAACGCCTGGCCGAGGGCGGGCGTGTCACCGATGTGGCTTTCGAACTCGGCTATTCCGATGCGGCGCATTTCTCCCGCGCCTTCCGGGCGCTGACAGGCGTGTCGCCGCGCCAGTTCCAGCGCAACTGCCTGAGCCAGGACGCGCGCTAG
- a CDS encoding GFA family protein: MTTIHGGCHCGAVRYRAELSEPLEALRCNCSICAACGFVHLIVAARNFTLLTDPAALSEYRFNSGVARHLFCAQCGIKSYYVPRSNPDGISLNLNCIEERGQLDVRISDFDGQNWEAHAASLQHLSA, encoded by the coding sequence ATGACCACGATTCACGGCGGATGCCATTGCGGCGCCGTGCGCTACCGCGCCGAGCTGAGCGAGCCGCTTGAAGCGCTGCGCTGCAACTGTTCGATCTGCGCAGCCTGCGGTTTTGTCCACCTCATTGTCGCGGCGCGCAACTTCACCCTGCTGACCGACCCGGCGGCGCTCAGCGAATACCGTTTCAACAGCGGCGTCGCCCGCCATTTGTTCTGCGCGCAGTGCGGGATCAAGTCGTATTACGTGCCGCGCTCCAACCCCGACGGTATCAGCCTCAATCTGAACTGCATCGAGGAACGTGGACAGCTTGATGTGCGCATCAGCGACTTCGATGGACAGAACTGGGAAGCACACGCCGCGTCGTTGCAGCACCTGTCGGCCTAG
- the dapF gene encoding diaminopimelate epimerase gives MKLPFAKMQALGNDFVVLDGVSTPLTLTAAQCRKLGDRRFGVGCDQILVVDPAPDAQADFGYRIFNCDGSEVGQCGNGARCLARFVERQGLSTARAIQVATRTTRMNLELLEQDWVRAELSRPEFQPARIPLDVPAQAERYTLDSPVGMVSGGAVSVGNPHFVIEVDDVARAPVQQWGEALTRHAAFPEGVNVGFVERVAADHLRLRVFERGVGETPACGSGACAAAVIQRVWGHTEARVRVDLPGGQLRIAWDEGQNVFMEGPATWVFEGEIEL, from the coding sequence ATGAAGCTCCCTTTCGCCAAGATGCAGGCACTGGGCAACGACTTTGTCGTGCTCGACGGTGTGTCGACCCCGCTGACGCTGACGGCTGCACAGTGCCGCAAGCTGGGTGACCGCCGTTTCGGGGTGGGTTGCGATCAGATTCTGGTGGTTGATCCGGCGCCTGATGCGCAGGCGGATTTCGGTTATCGCATTTTCAACTGCGATGGCAGTGAAGTCGGCCAGTGCGGCAACGGTGCGCGCTGTCTGGCGCGCTTTGTCGAGCGTCAGGGCCTGTCCACGGCGCGCGCCATTCAGGTGGCCACGCGCACCACCCGCATGAATCTTGAATTGCTGGAACAGGACTGGGTGCGTGCCGAGCTGTCGCGACCCGAATTTCAGCCGGCGCGTATTCCATTGGATGTGCCGGCGCAGGCGGAGCGCTACACCCTGGACAGCCCGGTGGGCATGGTCAGCGGTGGCGCGGTCAGTGTGGGCAATCCGCATTTCGTCATCGAGGTCGATGACGTGGCACGTGCTCCGGTGCAGCAGTGGGGTGAGGCGTTGACCCGTCACGCGGCTTTTCCTGAGGGCGTGAATGTCGGTTTTGTCGAGCGTGTGGCCGCGGATCACCTGCGTTTGCGGGTCTTTGAGCGCGGTGTGGGCGAAACGCCGGCCTGTGGCAGCGGCGCCTGTGCGGCCGCGGTGATACAACGGGTGTGGGGGCACACCGAAGCGCGGGTGCGGGTCGACCTGCCTGGCGGGCAATTGCGTATCGCCTGGGATGAAGGCCAGAATGTTTTCATGGAAGGCCCGGCTACGTGGGTTTTCGAAGGGGAGATTGAGTTATGA
- a CDS encoding DUF484 family protein: MTRPEVLPVPPSEDEEKAMLDFLARTPDFFIRHAEVLAEMPIRHGSGGAVSLIERQVRVLRDNNQRLNQRLDELLHTARDNEQRVKSMNQLAEALIRADSLASVVAGLSSVLHNAFSVEAVRVALFDTKPDSDNGVIALQRDALPEALKDFFRQGQVVCDRIDAPLRELMFGDHEELQSVALVPLDRADCLGLLALGSTDPDRFTPNMGKLFLEMTANLCAAALRFHGQRDA; this comes from the coding sequence ATGACGCGACCGGAAGTACTCCCGGTTCCGCCGTCCGAGGACGAAGAAAAGGCCATGCTGGACTTTCTGGCGCGCACGCCGGATTTCTTCATTCGTCACGCCGAGGTGCTGGCCGAAATGCCAATACGCCACGGCAGCGGCGGTGCGGTGTCCTTGATCGAGCGTCAGGTGCGTGTGCTGCGCGACAACAACCAGCGCCTCAATCAGCGTCTGGACGAATTGCTGCACACCGCGCGGGACAACGAGCAGCGCGTTAAAAGCATGAATCAGCTGGCCGAGGCCCTGATCCGTGCCGACAGCCTGGCCAGCGTGGTGGCCGGATTGAGCAGCGTGCTGCACAACGCATTTTCGGTCGAGGCGGTTCGCGTGGCCTTGTTCGACACCAAGCCCGACAGCGACAACGGTGTGATCGCGCTGCAGCGCGATGCCCTGCCGGAAGCGCTGAAAGACTTTTTCCGTCAGGGGCAGGTGGTCTGCGATCGCATTGATGCGCCCCTGCGTGAACTGATGTTTGGTGATCACGAGGAGTTGCAGTCGGTTGCGCTGGTGCCGCTCGACCGGGCCGACTGTCTGGGCCTGCTCGCGCTGGGCAGCACCGACCCGGATCGCTTTACACCGAACATGGGCAAGCTGTTTCTGGAAATGACAGCCAACCTGTGCGCGGCGGCTCTGCGCTTTCATGGCCAGCGCGACGCTTGA
- the xerC gene encoding tyrosine recombinase XerC, with product MASATLERFLAHLTHERRYSALTLKAYRRDLDEFVAHARACGRDEAAWDQAQVRAWLADQHRQKRSPATIQRKLSALRSFLAYLVNEGVLAHNPADGVRAPKKARPLPKALEVDRLSHFLDNMPRDDALALRDRAVLELFYSSGLRLAELAALDCATVERGRSWQVTGKGGKTRMIAVGETAMRAIRDWLAVRGELADPAETALFVSKRGGRLSPRAIQQRMEVWGQRLGLGQHLHPHMLRHSFASHLLQSGGDLRGVQELLGHANLSTTQIYTRLDYQHLARAYDAAHPRARRKP from the coding sequence ATGGCCAGCGCGACGCTTGAGCGTTTCCTCGCCCACCTGACCCATGAGCGGCGCTATTCGGCGTTGACGCTCAAAGCCTATCGCCGCGATCTGGACGAGTTTGTGGCGCATGCGCGTGCCTGCGGGCGCGACGAGGCCGCCTGGGATCAGGCTCAGGTGCGCGCCTGGCTGGCTGATCAGCACCGCCAAAAGCGCAGCCCGGCTACGATTCAGCGCAAGCTCTCCGCCTTGCGTAGCTTTCTGGCCTATCTGGTCAATGAGGGTGTGCTGGCGCACAACCCGGCCGATGGCGTGCGCGCGCCAAAAAAAGCCCGGCCCTTGCCCAAGGCGCTGGAGGTGGATCGGCTGAGCCATTTTCTCGACAACATGCCGCGTGATGATGCTCTGGCCCTGCGCGATCGGGCCGTGCTTGAGCTGTTCTATTCCAGCGGTTTGCGTCTGGCTGAGCTGGCCGCCCTGGATTGCGCCACGGTTGAGCGAGGGCGCAGCTGGCAGGTGACTGGAAAGGGCGGCAAGACGCGCATGATTGCGGTTGGTGAAACCGCCATGAGAGCGATTCGCGACTGGCTGGCCGTGCGCGGCGAACTGGCGGATCCGGCCGAGACTGCACTGTTCGTAAGCAAACGTGGCGGACGTCTATCGCCGCGTGCCATCCAGCAGCGCATGGAGGTGTGGGGCCAGCGGTTGGGCCTGGGGCAACACCTGCATCCGCATATGCTCAGGCATTCCTTCGCCAGCCATTTGCTGCAATCCGGCGGCGATCTGCGTGGGGTTCAGGAATTGCTCGGCCATGCCAATCTGAGCACCACGCAGATATACACCCGGCTGGACTATCAGCATCTGGCCCGGGCCTACGATGCGGCACATCCGCGGGCACGCCGAAAACCCTGA
- the hslV gene encoding ATP-dependent protease subunit HslV → MEQFRGTTICCVRRGSQVALAGDGQVTLGNTLIKGNARKVRRLYHNKVLAGFAGGTADAFTLFERFEAKLETHSGNLVRAAVDMAKDWRTDRALRRLEAMLIVADTEATLMISGTGDVMEPENEVMAIGSGGSFAQAAALALCRNTDLPAEKIVREALGIAGDICIYTNNNLTVEVLDGARSEGSHE, encoded by the coding sequence TTGGAGCAATTCCGCGGAACCACGATCTGCTGCGTTCGACGCGGCAGCCAGGTGGCCCTGGCCGGGGACGGGCAGGTCACGCTGGGCAACACGCTGATCAAGGGCAATGCGCGCAAGGTGCGCCGGCTCTATCACAACAAGGTGCTGGCCGGCTTTGCCGGTGGCACGGCCGATGCCTTCACGCTGTTCGAACGCTTCGAGGCCAAGCTGGAAACGCACAGCGGCAATCTGGTTCGCGCCGCGGTCGACATGGCCAAGGACTGGCGCACCGACCGGGCCTTGCGGCGTCTGGAAGCGATGCTGATCGTGGCGGACACAGAAGCCACCCTGATGATTTCCGGCACCGGTGACGTGATGGAACCGGAAAACGAAGTCATGGCCATCGGCAGCGGCGGCAGTTTTGCCCAGGCCGCAGCGCTGGCGCTGTGCCGCAACACCGATCTGCCGGCTGAAAAGATCGTGCGCGAAGCGCTCGGCATCGCCGGCGATATCTGCATTTACACCAACAACAACCTGACTGTGGAAGTGCTTGACGGCGCCCGGTCGGAGGGCTCCCATGAGTGA
- the hslU gene encoding ATP-dependent protease ATPase subunit HslU produces the protein MSEVRDESMMTPREIVQELDKHIIGQSEAKRAVAVALRNRWRRRRLDDALANEITPKNILMIGPTGVGKTEIARRLARLANAPFIKVEATKFTEVGYVGREVDSIVKDLADTAVKMVREQEMARARPKAELAAEERILDVLLPRAQNHEPDSQNSAEQDKTRQIFRKKLREGQLDDREIELDVANRPVGVEIMGPPGMEEMTSQIQNMFSNMGQQRSRRRKLKVKDGLRLLIDEEAAKLLDEEKIKAAALEAAEQNGIVFIDEIDKVCKRGEVVGGDVSREGVQRDLLPLVEGCTVTTKYGTVRTDHMLFVASGAFHLAKPSDLIPELQGRLPIRVELNALTADDFTRILTEPDFALTAQYTALMGTEGVTLSFQDDGVRRIAEIATEVNAQTENIGARRLHTLMERLLEEISFRGPDSEGESVVIDKAYVDERLSGLARDEDLSRYIL, from the coding sequence ATGAGTGAGGTTCGTGACGAATCGATGATGACGCCGCGCGAGATCGTGCAGGAACTGGATAAGCACATCATTGGCCAGAGCGAGGCCAAGCGTGCGGTCGCCGTGGCACTGCGCAACCGCTGGCGGCGACGTCGCCTGGATGATGCGCTGGCCAACGAGATCACGCCTAAGAACATCCTCATGATCGGGCCGACCGGGGTGGGCAAAACCGAGATCGCGCGGCGCCTGGCACGGCTTGCCAATGCGCCGTTCATCAAGGTCGAGGCGACCAAATTCACCGAGGTTGGCTATGTCGGTCGTGAGGTCGACTCCATCGTCAAGGACCTGGCCGATACCGCAGTCAAGATGGTGCGTGAGCAGGAAATGGCGCGGGCCCGGCCCAAGGCCGAATTGGCCGCTGAAGAGCGCATCCTCGACGTGCTGTTGCCGCGCGCGCAGAACCACGAGCCGGACAGCCAGAACAGCGCCGAACAGGACAAGACGCGGCAGATTTTCCGCAAGAAGTTGCGCGAAGGTCAGCTGGATGATCGCGAGATCGAACTGGATGTGGCCAACCGCCCGGTCGGGGTCGAGATCATGGGCCCGCCTGGCATGGAAGAGATGACCAGCCAGATCCAGAACATGTTCTCCAACATGGGGCAGCAGCGCTCACGCCGCCGCAAGCTCAAGGTCAAGGATGGCTTGCGTCTGCTCATCGATGAAGAAGCGGCCAAGCTGCTGGATGAGGAGAAGATCAAGGCCGCAGCGCTGGAAGCCGCTGAGCAGAACGGGATCGTGTTCATCGACGAGATCGACAAGGTCTGCAAGCGTGGCGAAGTGGTCGGTGGCGATGTCTCCCGCGAGGGTGTGCAACGTGATCTGCTGCCGCTGGTCGAAGGCTGCACCGTGACCACCAAGTACGGCACCGTGCGCACTGATCACATGCTGTTCGTGGCATCCGGCGCTTTTCACCTGGCCAAGCCTTCGGATTTGATCCCCGAGTTGCAGGGGCGTTTGCCGATCCGGGTCGAACTCAACGCGCTAACCGCCGACGACTTTACCCGCATCCTGACCGAACCGGACTTCGCCCTGACCGCACAGTACACCGCGCTGATGGGCACCGAGGGCGTGACCCTGAGCTTTCAGGACGATGGCGTGCGTCGCATCGCCGAGATCGCCACCGAGGTTAACGCACAGACCGAGAACATCGGGGCGCGGCGTCTGCATACCCTGATGGAGCGGCTGCTTGAGGAGATTTCCTTCCGCGGACCGGATTCCGAGGGCGAAAGCGTGGTCATCGACAAAGCCTATGTGGATGAGCGCCTGTCCGGGCTGGCTCGCGACGAAGACCTGTCGCGCTACATTCTGTAG